One segment of Chlorocebus sabaeus isolate Y175 chromosome 24, mChlSab1.0.hap1, whole genome shotgun sequence DNA contains the following:
- the GPX2 gene encoding glutathione peroxidase 2: MAFIAKSFYDLSAISLDGEKVDFNTFRGRAVLIENVASLUGTTTRDFTQLNELQCRFPRRLVVLGFPCNQFGHQENCQNEEILNSLKYVRPGGGYQPTFTLVQKCEVNGQNEHPVFAYLKDKLPYPHDDPFSLMTDPKLIIWSPVRRSDVAWNFEKFLIGPEGEPFRRYSRTFPTINIEPDIKRLLKVAI; the protein is encoded by the exons ATGGCTTTCATTGCCAAGTCCTTCTATGACCTCAGTGCCATCAGCCTGGATGGGGAGAAGGTAGATTTCAATACGTTCCGGGGCAGGGCCGTGCTGATTGAGAATGTGGCTTCGCTCTGAGGCACAACCACTCGGGACTTCACCCAGCTCAACGAGCTGCAATGCCGCTTTCCCAGGCGCCTGGTGGTCCTTGGCTTCCCTTGCAACCAATTTGGACATCAG GAGAACTGTCAGAATGAGGAGATCCTGAACAGTCTCAAGTATGTCCGTCCTGGGGGTGGATACCAGCCTACCTTCACCCTCGTCCAAAAATGTGAGGTGAATGGGCAGAATGAGCATCCTGTCTTCGCCTACCTGAAGGACAAGCTCCCCTACCCTCATGATGACCCATTTTCCCTCATGACCGATCCCAAGCTCATCATTTGGAGCCCCGTGCGCCGTTCAGATGTGGCCTGGAACTTTGAGAAGTTCCTCATAGGGCCAGAGGGAGAGCCCTTCCGACGCTACAGCCGCACCTTCCCAACCATCAACATTGAGCCTGACATCAAGCGCCTCCTTAAAGTTGCCATATAG